In Sciurus carolinensis chromosome 17, mSciCar1.2, whole genome shotgun sequence, one genomic interval encodes:
- the Tnfsf9 gene encoding tumor necrosis factor ligand superfamily member 9, whose product MSSLSDPAADPEAQWPPPPPAPPGTPAPPAPPARTCLPLPWALVAALLILAATCAAWVARTWVMPAACASSGPSLGTATSRVLNDEPELRADPRDPLPQGQGIFAKLLAQNVLLRNGTLSWHSQPWLKGVYLSPGLSYDEDKQELVVTEDGVYYIFLQLELQRKANLQVRGQVSLALLLQPCGAGATALALTVDLPCSSEPRDSAGGFRGDLLHLGAGQRLSVRLSVHLHAGANAHNAWQLAQGATVLGLFRVTTKVPNELFQPLAK is encoded by the exons ATGAGCTCCCTCTCCGACCCCGCCGCAGACCCCGAGGCCCAGTGGCCACCCCCGCCGCCCGCGCCGCCCGGGACGCCCGCGCCGCCCGCGCCGCCCGCCCGCACCTGCCTCCCGCTGCCCTGGGCCCTGGTCGCCGCGCTCCTGATCCTGGCCGCCACCTGCGCCGCCTGGGTGGCCCGCACCTGGGTGATGCCGGCCGCCTGCGCCTCGTCAGGTCCCAGCCTGGGGACTGCGACCAGCCGGGTACTCAATGATGAGCCGGAGCTCCGGGCCGACCCCAGGGACCCGCTGCCGCAG ggTCAAGGAATATTCGCCAAGCTGTTGGCCCAAAATG TGCTGCTGAGAAATGGGACCCTGAGCTGGCACAGCCAGCCGTGGCTGAAGGGCGTGTACCTGTCCCCGGGCCTGAGCTACGATGAGGACAAGCAGGAGCTGGTGGTGACTGAGGATGGGGTCTACTACATCTTCTTGCAACTGGAGCTGCAGCGCAAGGCCAACCTCCAGGTCCGCGGCCAGGTCTCCCTGGCGCTGCTCCTGCAGCCCTGCGGAGCTGGGGCCACCGCCCTGGCCCTGACTGTGGATCTGCCTTGCTCCTCGGAGCCCAGGGACTCGGCTGGAGGTTTCCGGGGTGACTTGCTGCACCTGGGTGCTGGCCAGCGACTGAGTGTCCGACTGAGTGTCCACCTGCATGCGGGAGCCAATGCACACAATGCCTGGCAGCTGGCCCAAGGTGCCACAGTCTTGGGACTTTTCCGGGTGACCACGAAAGTGCCGAATGAACTCTTCCAGCCATTGGCCAAGTGA